From the genome of Candidatus Chlamydia corallus, one region includes:
- a CDS encoding tyrosine recombinase XerC: MIASIYSFLDYLKMVKGASPHTLRNYCLDLNGLKNFLEKHGNLLPSPPLKLTIEDRTVADLPFSLFTKEHIRMYAAKLIENGKAKRTIKRCLSSIKSFANYCVIQKILLENPAATIQGPRLPKELPSPMTYAQVEILMATPDLAKYHGLRDRCLMELFYSSGLRISEIVAINKRDLDLSTHLLRIRGKGKKERIIPVTSHAIQWIQTYLNHPDRKPLERDPQALFLNCFGTRLSTRSIDRKFQEYLRRSGLSGHITPHTIRHTIATHWLESGMDLKTIQALLGHSSLETTTVYTQVSIKLKKQTHREAHPHA; this comes from the coding sequence ATGATCGCCTCTATCTATTCATTCTTAGACTATTTGAAAATGGTCAAAGGTGCCTCCCCACACACATTAAGAAATTATTGTTTAGATCTTAACGGGTTAAAGAATTTTTTAGAGAAACATGGAAACCTCCTTCCTTCACCTCCTCTAAAGCTAACGATAGAAGACCGTACAGTTGCTGATCTTCCCTTTTCTTTATTTACGAAAGAGCACATACGCATGTATGCCGCAAAACTTATAGAAAATGGCAAGGCTAAGCGAACGATTAAGCGCTGTCTCTCTTCAATTAAAAGTTTTGCGAATTACTGTGTTATTCAAAAAATTCTTTTGGAAAATCCCGCTGCAACTATCCAAGGGCCTCGCCTTCCCAAAGAACTGCCATCCCCTATGACCTATGCGCAAGTCGAGATACTCATGGCCACTCCTGACCTTGCTAAATATCACGGACTCCGTGATCGCTGCCTCATGGAGCTTTTCTATAGTTCAGGTTTGAGAATTAGTGAAATTGTCGCTATCAATAAACGGGACTTAGATTTAAGTACCCACCTCCTTCGCATACGCGGTAAAGGAAAGAAAGAAAGAATTATTCCTGTCACATCTCATGCCATACAATGGATACAAACCTATCTTAACCATCCAGACAGAAAGCCTTTAGAACGTGATCCGCAAGCGCTCTTTCTCAATTGCTTTGGGACTCGGCTTTCCACACGATCTATAGACAGAAAATTTCAGGAGTATCTCCGACGTTCTGGACTTTCAGGACACATCACCCCCCACACCATCCGTCATACTATAGCAACCCATTGGCTAGAGAGTGGTATGGATCTAAAGACAATTCAAGCACTTCTTGGTCATAGTTCGCTAGAGACAACAACTGTCTATACCCAAGTTTCTATAAAGTTAAAAAAACAAACGCACCGAGAAGCCCATCCTCACGCTTAA
- a CDS encoding ABC-F family ATP-binding cassette domain-containing protein, with the protein MSIVLDKIGKSLGTRILFDDVSVVFNPGNCYGLTGPNGAGKSTLLKIIMGMIEPTKGSISLPKKVGILRQNIDSFHDVTVLDCVIMGNARLWEALQRRDDLYLQEFTDAIGMELGEIEEIIGEENGYRADSEAEELLIGIGIPSELFGKKMALIPIDLQFRVLLCQALFGHPEALLLDEPTNHLDLYSINWLGNFLKSYEGTVIVVSHDRHFLNTITTHIADIDYDTIIIYPGNYDDMVGMKTASREQEKADIKSKEKKISQLKEFVAKFGAGSRASQVQSRLREIKKLQPQELKKSNIQRPYIRFPVSDKSPGKVVLSLEGVTKSYGDHQVIHSFSLEIYQGDKLGIIGNNGLGKTTLMKLLAGVEAPSSGVIKLGHQAICSYFPQNHSDVLADCGQETLFEWLRNRKTGINDQEIRSVLGKMLFGGDDAFKQIQALSGGETARLLMAGIMLENHNVLLLDEANNHLDLESVSALSWAINDYKGTAIFVAHDRGLIQDCATKLLIFDKDKITFFDGTMADYTASHKQLL; encoded by the coding sequence ATGAGCATAGTATTAGATAAAATTGGCAAATCTTTGGGCACTCGAATTTTATTCGATGATGTGTCGGTAGTTTTCAATCCTGGAAATTGCTACGGTCTTACTGGTCCTAACGGGGCAGGAAAGTCTACGCTTCTAAAAATCATTATGGGAATGATAGAGCCTACAAAGGGTTCGATTTCTTTACCCAAAAAAGTTGGAATTCTACGCCAAAATATCGATAGCTTTCATGATGTGACTGTTCTAGATTGCGTGATCATGGGGAACGCCCGTCTTTGGGAAGCTTTACAACGTCGTGACGATCTCTATCTACAAGAGTTTACTGATGCTATTGGAATGGAGCTTGGTGAAATTGAAGAGATCATCGGGGAAGAAAATGGCTATCGAGCGGATTCAGAAGCCGAAGAACTATTAATAGGCATTGGTATTCCTAGCGAGCTGTTTGGTAAGAAAATGGCTCTGATTCCTATAGACCTACAGTTTCGGGTTCTTCTCTGCCAGGCACTCTTTGGTCATCCTGAAGCTCTTCTTCTTGATGAGCCAACAAACCACCTCGATCTCTATTCGATTAATTGGCTAGGAAACTTTTTAAAGAGTTATGAAGGTACTGTCATTGTAGTAAGTCACGACCGTCATTTCTTAAATACGATTACCACACACATTGCTGACATTGATTACGACACGATTATTATCTATCCTGGCAACTACGATGACATGGTAGGGATGAAAACCGCATCTCGCGAACAAGAAAAAGCTGATATCAAATCTAAAGAGAAGAAAATTTCTCAGCTCAAGGAGTTTGTAGCTAAATTTGGTGCTGGATCACGAGCAAGTCAGGTGCAATCTCGATTAAGAGAGATTAAGAAACTTCAGCCACAAGAACTAAAAAAATCCAATATCCAACGTCCCTACATTCGTTTTCCTGTATCTGATAAGTCACCAGGAAAAGTTGTATTATCCCTAGAAGGGGTTACAAAAAGTTATGGAGACCACCAGGTAATCCATTCCTTTTCTTTGGAGATTTATCAAGGAGACAAGCTTGGCATTATTGGAAACAATGGTCTAGGCAAAACTACATTAATGAAATTGCTTGCAGGCGTTGAGGCCCCTTCTTCTGGAGTGATAAAGCTAGGACACCAAGCGATATGTTCATACTTTCCCCAGAATCATAGTGATGTTTTAGCCGATTGTGGTCAAGAGACCCTATTTGAGTGGTTACGCAATCGGAAGACAGGCATTAATGATCAAGAAATCCGTAGTGTTTTGGGAAAAATGCTCTTTGGAGGCGATGATGCTTTCAAACAGATCCAAGCGCTATCTGGGGGAGAGACTGCTCGTCTTCTCATGGCGGGGATTATGTTAGAAAATCATAATGTTCTTCTTCTTGATGAAGCTAACAACCACCTAGACCTAGAGTCTGTTTCTGCCCTTTCTTGGGCTATCAACGATTATAAAGGCACAGCAATTTTCGTCGCTCATGACAGGGGCCTTATTCAAGACTGTGCTACCAAATTATTGATCTTTGATAAAGATAAAATTACATTCTTTGATGGGACTATGGCAGACTATACTGCGAGCCACAAGCAATTACTCTAA
- a CDS encoding Maf-like protein, translating to MLLPLVLGSSSPRRKAILEDLRIPFTVIAPDFDERQINYSGDPIAYTQELAIRKAYAVSELRSHSDCIIITGDTIVVYEDRIFNKPQDKMEAVGMLKTLRNQTHEVITSIVLLHNQKLLKGSESSQISFTMIPDHRLESYIDTVGTLNNCGAYDICNGGGLILQKIHGCLYNVQGLPIQTLKYLLEEFNIDLWDYST from the coding sequence ATGTTGCTTCCTTTAGTCTTAGGATCTTCTTCTCCAAGAAGAAAAGCTATTTTAGAAGATCTTCGTATTCCTTTTACTGTGATTGCCCCAGATTTTGATGAAAGGCAAATCAATTATTCTGGGGATCCTATAGCCTATACACAAGAGCTTGCCATAAGAAAAGCTTACGCTGTTTCTGAACTAAGGTCTCATTCTGATTGTATTATCATCACTGGTGATACCATTGTTGTTTATGAGGACCGTATTTTCAATAAGCCTCAAGACAAGATGGAAGCTGTGGGTATGTTAAAGACATTGAGAAATCAAACGCATGAGGTGATCACCAGCATTGTCTTATTGCATAATCAAAAACTCCTGAAAGGATCGGAAAGTTCCCAAATCTCATTTACTATGATTCCTGATCACCGCCTAGAGTCTTATATTGACACCGTGGGAACATTAAATAATTGTGGTGCTTATGATATCTGCAATGGTGGGGGCTTGATTTTACAAAAGATCCATGGATGTTTGTATAATGTTCAGGGTCTCCCTATCCAAACACTGAAATACTTGTTAGAGGAGTTCAACATCGATCTATGGGACTATTCTACCTAA